Below is a genomic region from Glaciihabitans sp. INWT7.
GCTTTGTCATGCGCACGAAGTCGCCGGCCGCGAGCTCCGACTCGAGGAGGACGGAATCGAGGGAGACTCCCTGCGCCCAGCGGTTCATCGCGAGCGACAGGCCGGTGGACAGGGGGTTGCTGCCGGGGAGCTTGTGGTCACGCTCGATGTCGTCGAGTTTCGACCACAGGTCTGTGGTCTTCTCGAAGGCGGGGCGGAATGCGCCCCTGGGAAGGTAGCGATCGGAGGTCTGGCCCTCGTCGCGCCTGGGTTCGTAGACCAGCGCGGCGGCCATGGCGGCGAGCCCCGCCGGATCCAGATCGTTCCAGACGCCACGGCGCAGGCACTCCGCCACCAAGAGGTCGCGCTCTCCGTAGATTCTGCGCAGGGTGCGCCCATGAACCGATGCGGTCACCTCGCCGTTCTCGGCGCGCAGCAGGTACCCGAGCTCCAGGAGCACATCGGTCACCCGGTCGAAGATGCGTGCGACGGCACCCGTGCGGGTGCGGATCTGGCGGCTCAGTTCGTCCGTCTGCTTCTTCAGCTTCCACCAGCGCTCGGCCCAGCGGGCGTGCACCTCCCGGTCGTTGCAGGTGTGGCAGGGGTGCTGCTTGAGCCGTTTGCGCAGGGCGGCGAGCTGGTTCTGCCGCTTGTCGCGCTCGCCGCGACTCTGCAGGTCGGCGCGGATCGAGCCCTTGCGTTCGAGATCGGTGAGCTCGCGACGAATGCCCGAATACTCCCGGAAGTCTCCGAGGTGGCACTTCATGGCCTCCTCGTACCCGCGCAGCGATTCTTCCTGCGATCGCACCTTTCTGGCCAGGTCCACCACGGCGCGGTCTGCCTGGAACTGCGCGAAGGACGACTCGAGGATGTCTCTCGCGCGTTCGCGGCTGAACTGCTCGATGAGGTTCACTGCCATGTTGTAGGTGGGCGAGAAGCTGGAATTCAGCGGGTAGGTGCGGCGCGAGGCGAGCGAAGCGACGGCCTGCGGATCGAGGCCCTCCTGCCACTGGATCACCGAATGTCCCTCGACGTCGATGCCGCGCCGACCGGCGCGCCCGGTGAGCTGTGTGTACTCGCCCGGGGTGATCGGCACGCGGGCCTCGCCGTTGAATTTCTCGAGCTTCTCAAGCACGACAGTTCGAGCGGGCATGTTGATGCCGAGGGCAAGGGTCTCTGTGGCGAAGACGGCCTTTACGAGCTTCTTCTGGAACAGCTCCTCGACGACCTCTTTGAACGCGGGCAGCATACCGGCGTGGTGGGCGGCGACTCCGCGCTGAAGACCATCGAGCCACTCGTAGTAGCCCAGCACGGCGAGGTCCTCATCGAGAATGGTGCGGCAGCGCTCCTCGACGATGTCCGCGATCTCCTCCCGTTCGAGCTGGGTGGTGAGCCGCACTCCCGCCCGCAGCACTTGCTTGACCGCCTGGTCGCATCCGACCCGGCTGAAGATGAAGAAGATGGCCGGAAGGAGGTTGCGTTCCCCGAGCATCTTCACGACGCCGGCGCGATCCATCTTCAGTTCGTCGGGACGCCCTCCGCGGGAGTGCCGCCGTCCGACATCCTGCATCTGGCGCGAACTGATGGTGCGCCCCCCGTAACGGGCCATCTGCACGAGCTCGGGATTCACCCGGTGCGTCGGAGTTCCGGGCGGATCCCCCGGGCCGGCCTTGGTCGTCGCAAACAGGTCGATGAGCTTCGTGCGCATGATCACGTGCTGGTCGAGAGGCACCGGCCGCTCCTCGGAGACGATCACGGCAGTCTCGCCGCGCACCGCCTGAAGCCAGTCCCCGAACTCCTCGGCATTCGACACCGTGGCGCTGAGGGAGACCAGGCGCACGGTCTGCGGGAGGTGGATGATGACCTCCTCCCAGACGGCGCCGCGGAACCGGTCGGCGAGGTAGTGCACCTCGTCCATCACCACGAAAGCCAGGTCCCTGAGCAGATCGGAGTCCGCATAGAGCATGTTGCGCAGCACCTCGGTGGTCATCACCACGATGCGAGCGCCGGAATTGATGTTCGTGTCTCCGGTGAGGAGACCCACCTGGTCGGCCCCGTATTCGGCGACGAACTCCTGGAACTTCTGATTCGAGAGTGCCTTCATCGGCGCCGTGTAGAACACCTTCGCCCGAGGCTCCTGCATCGCAAGGAACACCGCGAATTCGGCCACGATGGTCTTGCCGGCCCCGGTGGGAGCGGCGACGAGCACGCTGTCCCCGCGTTCCAGCGCCACGCAGGAGGCGAGCTGGAATGGGTCGAGATCGAAAGACTGGTTGCCGCGGAACGTCTCGACCCGCGGGTTGCCGCGACGTTCGCGAGACGCGGCGAAGCGTTCCGCCGGGCTCAGTTCGGTCATGCGGCGGCCGTGCCGCCGAGGTCTCCGGCCAGGCTGTCCGCGCGTTTGGCGATGACCCGGTCGCGCCACCACGCGATCGTCCCGGCGATCAGGTACAGCACGATCATCGGCACGGACAGCAGGAACATGGATGCCACGTCCGCCGACGGGGTCGCGAGAGCGCAGAAGACGAAGATGGCGAGAATCGCCCAGCGCCAGCTGCGGAAGATGCTCACGCCGGAGATGATGCCGAGGAAGTTGAGCAGCACCAGGAACACCGGAAGCACGAACGCGATCCCCACCGCGAGGATGAGTTTGGTCACGAAACCGAGGTAGTCCTTCGCTTCGGTGATGGCCGCATCCTGGCTGGGGACGAAGGAATTGAGTACGTCCACGATGTGGGGGAAGACCCACCAGCCGGCGGCGCAGCCGGCGAAGAACAGGGGAACCGCGGAGAAGAAGAAGCCGAAGGTGTAGCGCTTCTCTTTCGTGGTGAGGCCGGGCACGATGAAGGCGAACACCTGGTACAGCCACACGGGGCTCGAGGCGATGACTCCGACCGTGATAGCGATCTGGATGTGCACATCGAAGGCCGCACCGATGGTCGAGTAGTTCAGCGTCGTGTTGCCGTGGGTCTTGGCGATCAGCTCGATGGGAGAGCGGATGGCTTTGAGCACCCAGTCGGCGACAGCGAACCCGCCGATCGAGAACACGACGATCGCGATCGCCGAGATGAAGAGTCGCTTGCGGAGCTCGACGAGGTGCTGGCCGAGAGACATCCGGCCTTCACTGCCTGCGCCCCGCTTCTTGCGGGAAGGCATGGTGGCGGTAATGAGCTCTCGCTAGGGCTTGGCGGAGGGGTTGGTCGAGTCGGTTTGCGCGCGGACCTCGCTCGAGGTCTCGTTGAGGTGCGCAGAGTCGGCCGGCGGTGCGGGCTTCTCCTCGGACTTGACCTCGTTTTTGAAGATCTTCATCGACTGTCCGACGCTCTTGGCGAGGCCCGGGAGCTTGGTCGCACCGAACAGAAGCACCACGATGACCAGTAGTACCAGGGCGTGCCAACCGGTGAATCCACTTAACATGTGCGCGATCCTTAAGAGTCGAGAAAATCGAGTTGAGTAAGTTTACCGCCTATCCGAACTCTACGGCTGTCATTCGGCTTGGAACCACCGACGGGAATTCGCATCGATACGGGTGAGGGCGCGACCGCGGTCGAGGCGGCCGGAGCGTCGGGCCTCTTTTCTGGCCAGCGATGCGTCACGTACCTTCCGCCGTTGCTCCTGCACGTCGGAGTATTTCTGCAGGAGGGCGAACTGCTCCTGCTTCGTATCGAACTCCGTGATCGCGGCATCCAGCAGCTCGAGTTTTGCGCCGAGCGCTCCGAGTTCGTCGAAGACCGCGACGGCCTTGCGGAAGAGGCGCCAGCCGGAGAAGACGAGCATCGCGAGGAGGGCGAGCACGAGACAGGCCCAGATGACGATCCACGACCACCAGGGCATCAGTCGGCTCCCGCGATCTGCTCGTCGTAGCGCGCTGCCCCGGCCGCGGCCCAGTCGGCGACGGCCCGCCGGGCATCCGCCGGCTCGACCACGGTGACCATGCCCGGGAGTCCCCCGACCAGTCTTTTGAGCCCGTGATAGTGCGACACCCGGAGGGCCGTGCGGTCGCGGCCGTCGACGAGGGTGCTTCCGGTGCCGTCGGTGAGGTAGTCGGCGAGCAGGGGCGCCGCCGAGGGGGCGACGTCGATGGTCACCACGAGGTCGTCCGCCGAGCCCTCGAAAAGCGTGTCGGGCAGGTGCACGTCGGAGGCGTGGGTGGTGATCGGCTCGGAGGTCACCGTGGGGTTTCCGATGCGGTCGATCCGGAAAGTGCGCACCGCTTCGCGCAGATGGCACCATCCCCGCAGGTACCAGTCAGCGTCCATCGATTCGATGCGGAGCGGGTCTACCCGCCGACGCTCGTGCTCACCGCGCGAGTTGATGTAGTCGAACTCCACCTGCACGCCGGAGGCCACCGAGTCGCGAATGAGGGCGAGTGTGTCGTCGGACTCCGATCCCTCGACTGCGAACTGGCTCGGAAGGGCGGATGCCCCGCGCGCGAGCTTGGCCATGAGCGTGGCGATCGCGCTGCGATCGGCATTCTCCGGCAGCGCCGACAGGTACTGCAGCCCGGCGATGAGCGCTGCGGCCTCCCGGCCGGAAAAGCGGGGTGCGTCGTCGATGGCCACGAGGTTCGTGAGCACGATCTGGTCGTTCTCCTCGAAGTCGTCCCAGGCGAGGTCGAACAGGTCTCCGTGCTGGTACTGCCCGGTCTCGCCGGGGATGCCCGAGACGGCGATGAGTTCGACCGCCTCCCGCACCTGCTGTGGCTTCACGCCGAAATGATCAGCGGCATCCTGCACGCTGATGCGCTCATGCTCCATGAGGAACGGCACGAGGGAGAGCAGGAAGGCGAGCTTGTCCTGTGCCTGCAGCGGGGCGGTTCGATCAGCCACTGATCTTCCCTTCTGAGCCGCCCTCACGGGACGAGTGCTCCTCGACGGTCTGCAGGAGGCGGCTGCGAACCGCCTCGCGGAGCTCGGGTGGGGAGAGCACGAGAGCTTCCGGGCCGTACCCGGCCAGTTCGTCGGCGAAGATATTGGCGTCGGAGTAGTGCAGTCGCAAGACGCCGGAGGGCAGCCGAACGGTGCCGCGGCGTTTGAGCAGACGTGTGGCGGCATCCGAATCGGCGAGCACCTCGACATCGGCCGTGTGGGACTGCCACACCTCTTCGAGCTCGTCGAGGGCCCGAGCGGTCTGGTCGCCACTGGGGGCGGGGAAGAACGCCCCGGTGGTGGTGACCTGGCTCACGATCCGCCGCAGCAGGAAGGTCTTGGTGATCTCCGTGCCCGGCTCGAGCGCATGAAGATGCCACCGACCCTGGTGCTGCACGAGGGCGAGCGGGGCGAGCTCCCGCACTCGGGCCTCCGCTTCGCCGGGCTTCAGGTATGCGAAGCGCACTATCGCGTTGCGCTCGAGAGCGGCGCGGAGCGGCTCGAACGCGGCATCCCGCACACGGAGGCGCGGTGCATAGCCCAGAACGGGCTCATCGGACACGAGTCCGAGGCCCTTGAGCTTGATCACGGCTCGCCGCGACTCTCCGGAGAGGGATCCCTCGCGCCACACCATTGCGGCGAGATTGAGCAGTGTCGTCTCCTCCGCCGAGAAGGTGATGTCGCTCGGCAGCTCATAGCTGCCCCGCGGGATGCGATAACGCAGGTTCTGGTTGTTGCCCGCCTGGCCGGGAGAATCCACGGTCTCGAGAGGAACCCCGAGGTCGCGGATGTCGTCTTTGTCGCGTTCGAACTGGCGCTCGAGGTTCGCGTTGTCGCCACCGGCGCGATACCGCTGCCGGTAGCCCTGCACGGTCGACAGCACCTCGTTCTTGGTGAGACCGGTCTCGGTGGCGAGGAGCGCGAGCACAAGACTGAACAGCCGCTCCTCGACGGGGATTCTGGAGACGCTTGCAGCTGGCACGGGGACCCTGGTTTCGAATGAATTCGGAAGACACTCGGCCTGTGTCCGGATGAGACCGGCGCACCGGTCGGGAGGTAACTTACCCGGCGATGCCGAGGATGTCCACGACGTAGACGGATGCGTCGTCCGCGGGAGCTTTGCCGGAGCCGTCCGATACTGCCGCGGCCTTCGGTGGAAGCACGGCGAGCACCTGCGAACCGACACGCTTACCGATCAGGGCATTGCTCAGACCTGAGGAGACCGCTGCCGAACCGACCTGGATCACCGACGCCTGGTGCGCCGTCCAGGTGGAATCGAAAACCGTCTTGGTGGCCCAGCCGATGCCCGTGTACTGCACGACGATGAACTGGTCTTTCTTCACCTTCGCGCCAGAGCCCGCCTTCAGCACGTTCACCGTCGCGGACTTCGGTGCCGAGCGGTCGGGAACGCTGATGCCCGGGGTGCCGTCCGCGGTGAGCACCACCGCCGGCATCCCGTTGGTGGGGATCTGGTCGGAGCCGTTCGCCTTCGGCAGGAAAGCGCCCTTCACGTCGACGACGTAAATGAAGGAGTCGTCCTTGCCGATGCCGTTCGCGGCATCCGCGACGCCGTTGTGGCTGTCTTTTGGCGAGCCGATGATGGCGAGCCGGGATCCCACCTGAGCGCATTCCAGGCCCTCGCTGACCGCCGGGAAGGTGGACTTCCCCGCGGTGATCAGGCTGCCGCCGGTGCTGTTGTAGCTGGTCTTCTGCAGTTCCGTGCCATCCGCGGCGTTGACGATCGTCACATCGAGGATCACCGGTTGGCCGGCGACGATCGGGGCGCCCTTGCCGGCGATGAGCGTGGATGCCTGGGTGGTCTTCGTGTACAGCGGTGTGGGGAACCTCACCTTCGGAGCGGTGCCGAACTTGCCCGGTGCCGTGATGACGGAGGATGCCGCACCCGCGGTCACGACCGGATCGCACCCCGCGATGCTGGAGCCGGTGCCGCTTGCGCACGCCGTCAGCGAGCCGAGCAGGGCGATGGCAGCAATCAGCGCTGTGGTCTTACGCACGAATCCTCGTTTCGATCACGATCGTGGAACCTGACAATTCTAGAGTGACTCTGCGGGCGACTCGTCCGCGGGCGGGGTGCTCGCGGGCGGGGTGCTCGCGGTATCGGCCGCGGCAATCGCGTGACCGGCGGTGGTCTGGGCCGCTCGAGCAGTCTTGCGCAGGCGCTTATCGGTGACCGATCGCTCCCCCAGAGCCCCGGGGGTCCACGCTTCGACATCCTCATCGGTGTAGTCCGACTTGGAGAGCCGACGCTTGAGCTGCGGAAGCACGGTGTCGGGCGCGAGCCGGCGGGCGGTGAGCAGGAAGCCGGTGTGGGCCACCATGCGGTGGTCGGGGCGCACGGCGAGGCCTTCCACGTGCCATCCGCGCACCATCGTCTCGGACGAGTCGGGATCGGTGAAGAGTCCCGTTCCGCGCACGGCCTCGGCGACCCGGGAGAGCTGGGTGACGGTGGCGATGTAGCAGAGGAGCACGCCGCCGGGTGCGAGGGCGTCAGCGACGACCCCGAGGCACTCCCAGGGCGCGAGCATGTCGAGCACCACCCGGTCGACCGAGCCGTTCTCCACCGCGGTGGGCAACGATTCGACGAGGTCGCCGACCGTCACCGTCCAGTTCTGCGGCTCCGCCCCGAGGAAGGAGACCACGTTGCCGCGGGCGACGTCCGCGAACTCCTCGCGGCGCTCGAATGAGGTGAGGGAGCCGGTCGGTCCGATGCCGCGAAGCAGCCAGAGGCTCAAGGCGCCAGATCCGACGCCGGCCTCGACGACCTTCGCGCCGGGAAAGATGTCGCCGAGGCTCAGGATCTGCGCGGCATCCTTCG
It encodes:
- a CDS encoding YafY family protein, coding for MADRTAPLQAQDKLAFLLSLVPFLMEHERISVQDAADHFGVKPQQVREAVELIAVSGIPGETGQYQHGDLFDLAWDDFEENDQIVLTNLVAIDDAPRFSGREAAALIAGLQYLSALPENADRSAIATLMAKLARGASALPSQFAVEGSESDDTLALIRDSVASGVQVEFDYINSRGEHERRRVDPLRIESMDADWYLRGWCHLREAVRTFRIDRIGNPTVTSEPITTHASDVHLPDTLFEGSADDLVVTIDVAPSAAPLLADYLTDGTGSTLVDGRDRTALRVSHYHGLKRLVGGLPGMVTVVEPADARRAVADWAAAGAARYDEQIAGAD
- a CDS encoding RNA helicase gives rise to the protein MTELSPAERFAASRERRGNPRVETFRGNQSFDLDPFQLASCVALERGDSVLVAAPTGAGKTIVAEFAVFLAMQEPRAKVFYTAPMKALSNQKFQEFVAEYGADQVGLLTGDTNINSGARIVVMTTEVLRNMLYADSDLLRDLAFVVMDEVHYLADRFRGAVWEEVIIHLPQTVRLVSLSATVSNAEEFGDWLQAVRGETAVIVSEERPVPLDQHVIMRTKLIDLFATTKAGPGDPPGTPTHRVNPELVQMARYGGRTISSRQMQDVGRRHSRGGRPDELKMDRAGVVKMLGERNLLPAIFFIFSRVGCDQAVKQVLRAGVRLTTQLEREEIADIVEERCRTILDEDLAVLGYYEWLDGLQRGVAAHHAGMLPAFKEVVEELFQKKLVKAVFATETLALGINMPARTVVLEKLEKFNGEARVPITPGEYTQLTGRAGRRGIDVEGHSVIQWQEGLDPQAVASLASRRTYPLNSSFSPTYNMAVNLIEQFSRERARDILESSFAQFQADRAVVDLARKVRSQEESLRGYEEAMKCHLGDFREYSGIRRELTDLERKGSIRADLQSRGERDKRQNQLAALRKRLKQHPCHTCNDREVHARWAERWWKLKKQTDELSRQIRTRTGAVARIFDRVTDVLLELGYLLRAENGEVTASVHGRTLRRIYGERDLLVAECLRRGVWNDLDPAGLAAMAAALVYEPRRDEGQTSDRYLPRGAFRPAFEKTTDLWSKLDDIERDHKLPGSNPLSTGLSLAMNRWAQGVSLDSVLLESELAAGDFVRMTKQTIDLLDQLSVVADGAVGRTARQALESIRRGIVAYSSVA
- the tatA gene encoding twin-arginine translocase TatA/TatE family subunit; translated protein: MLSGFTGWHALVLLVIVVLLFGATKLPGLAKSVGQSMKIFKNEVKSEEKPAPPADSAHLNETSSEVRAQTDSTNPSAKP
- a CDS encoding tRNA (adenine-N1)-methyltransferase, which encodes MTAVRRQSGPFRAGDRVQLTGPKGRLNTITLEAGKVFHTHRGMVDHDALIGLADASVVTATNGDEYLALRPLLNDFVMSMPRGAAIIYPKDAAQILSLGDIFPGAKVVEAGVGSGALSLWLLRGIGPTGSLTSFERREEFADVARGNVVSFLGAEPQNWTVTVGDLVESLPTAVENGSVDRVVLDMLAPWECLGVVADALAPGGVLLCYIATVTQLSRVAEAVRGTGLFTDPDSSETMVRGWHVEGLAVRPDHRMVAHTGFLLTARRLAPDTVLPQLKRRLSKSDYTDEDVEAWTPGALGERSVTDKRLRKTARAAQTTAGHAIAAADTASTPPASTPPADESPAESL
- a CDS encoding YafY family protein, whose translation is MPAASVSRIPVEERLFSLVLALLATETGLTKNEVLSTVQGYRQRYRAGGDNANLERQFERDKDDIRDLGVPLETVDSPGQAGNNQNLRYRIPRGSYELPSDITFSAEETTLLNLAAMVWREGSLSGESRRAVIKLKGLGLVSDEPVLGYAPRLRVRDAAFEPLRAALERNAIVRFAYLKPGEAEARVRELAPLALVQHQGRWHLHALEPGTEITKTFLLRRIVSQVTTTGAFFPAPSGDQTARALDELEEVWQSHTADVEVLADSDAATRLLKRRGTVRLPSGVLRLHYSDANIFADELAGYGPEALVLSPPELREAVRSRLLQTVEEHSSREGGSEGKISG
- a CDS encoding FKBP-type peptidyl-prolyl cis-trans isomerase; this translates as MRKTTALIAAIALLGSLTACASGTGSSIAGCDPVVTAGAASSVITAPGKFGTAPKVRFPTPLYTKTTQASTLIAGKGAPIVAGQPVILDVTIVNAADGTELQKTSYNSTGGSLITAGKSTFPAVSEGLECAQVGSRLAIIGSPKDSHNGVADAANGIGKDDSFIYVVDVKGAFLPKANGSDQIPTNGMPAVVLTADGTPGISVPDRSAPKSATVNVLKAGSGAKVKKDQFIVVQYTGIGWATKTVFDSTWTAHQASVIQVGSAAVSSGLSNALIGKRVGSQVLAVLPPKAAAVSDGSGKAPADDASVYVVDILGIAG
- the tatC gene encoding twin-arginine translocase subunit TatC, with amino-acid sequence MSLGQHLVELRKRLFISAIAIVVFSIGGFAVADWVLKAIRSPIELIAKTHGNTTLNYSTIGAAFDVHIQIAITVGVIASSPVWLYQVFAFIVPGLTTKEKRYTFGFFFSAVPLFFAGCAAGWWVFPHIVDVLNSFVPSQDAAITEAKDYLGFVTKLILAVGIAFVLPVFLVLLNFLGIISGVSIFRSWRWAILAIFVFCALATPSADVASMFLLSVPMIVLYLIAGTIAWWRDRVIAKRADSLAGDLGGTAAA